The DNA sequence TCGCCCCACCTTCCAGATCTGCCCTGTGCTCTACCATGCAGGGACCGTGCTCCTCAACTCCCTACTGGACACCGTACCTGGTGAGCTGgagctggtggggtggggagctctgggccaggccctggggctggaaTGGGGGTGAGGAGAGGCTGGGTGGACAGCTGTCAGGCAGCACCTCAGAATGGGCCCCATCCATGCGGTGCTGTGGAACAGCCCTGGGCTCAATATGGCCTCTGCTGCCAACCTGCTGTGTGACCCTAGTAAGTACTCACTTCCCTCTGGACCTTGGTGTCTTGCTTGGCACCTGCCCTGGTAGCTGTGAAGACAACTGCAGGACAGTTGTCAAGGTCCTCAATACCTGCTTGCTGATCATTGGGGGCCCGTTCGTGTTCATCACCTGGCACTTAAGAGGTGTGTGATTAACATGAATTCCCTTTTCCTAAGCTGACCTCTGCCTACCGTGGGGCAGAGATCACCATGCTCTACACACAGGGCTTGGGAAGGGACAGGAGCCAGGGAATACCGACAAGGAAAGGGAATTTCTTGCTGTCTCATCTAGTGATTCCGAGAAGCCCCTGTAGTAATAGTAATGATCATAACAGCTGAcattgttgagcacctactgacCACCAGGCAGGAAGTGCTTTCCACATACAAAACGAATTTGATCCTCAAAACCACCCTATGATGGAAGTATTATAAtcaccattttatggatgagaaactgaggccctgaaggTTAAGCCCCCTGCCTAGCACCATCCAGCTTTGAGTGACTAGAGCCCCTCTCTGTAGTACGCAGTTCTGTGGATGAGCTCGTAGGCATCGACTACTCCCTTCTGAAGGATCCTGCAGCCTCCACCAGCAATCTGGACATGGACTTCCGGGTGGGTGAGCTCCCTGGCTGGTGTGTCACCTGTGACCCAACCAGACTCCCTCCTCTCCCCTACGTTCCTGGTTTTGTCTTCCTAAAGCACAGCTCTGATAAGGCCATTCCACTGCTGAGAATGCCATGGCTTCCCATAGAATTTGTTTCAGCTCCCTGGTCTGGCACTCCAGCCTTGTCCAGCTTGTCTAGCTCCCCATTCTAACTACATCCTGTCTCTCTGCAGCTCCTCTTTCTCAAATAGGCTTCTCgcttcccacctcagggcctttgaacTGCCTTTCCCAATCTCCTCTGCAGAAGATACTGTTGGACATATACAGCTCTATGCACATGGTCTTGTATCAACCTGTCACCACCATGTGAGGCAGGTACTAACACACTCATTTTAGGGATGTGGAGACTTGCTCAGAGAGGTGACatcacttgtccaaggccacatagctAGTTTGTGGCCATTACCTTTGCTCTTCCCAGTGGAGTGTAGCAGTTTCAGAGCTTGGGCTGGAGTCAGAATCCCTGAAGTTCAGGCCctagctctgctacttactagctgtgtgatcttaagcAAGTggcttaacctttctgtgcctatTTCCTACGATGTATATGTAAGTAGTAGCTTTATCATTACTGCCATCTTGCTTTCAAGGCCcactcaaatgccacctcctcctcaAACTCTTTCCTCAGCCTCCCTTCTCCAGTCTGATGGGACTGCTTCCTTGCAGTAACTCCAGCTGCCCACCTTTTGATGCCTTTTAAGAACTGTGCTTATGAGTTCCCCAAGGACACTAACTGGGTCCAACTCCCCACCATGCCTCACACTGCCTAGCACAGGCCTGGAGGCATCTGGGTGCTTGGCCAGTCTGCCTTGGCCCTGACCCTGATCCCCCCCACTCCAGGGGGCCTTCTTTCCCCTGACCGAGGGGAACTGGAGCCTGCCTAACCGGGCAGTAGAGCCCCAGCTGCAGGAGGAGGAGCGCATGGTGTACGTGGCTTTCTCTGAGTTCTTCTTCGACTCTGCCATGGAGAGCTACTTCCAGGCAGGAGCCCTGCAGCTGTCACTGGTGGGGGACAAGGTATGCCAGGCCTGCTTGTGGGGCGGACAAGAGGAGGCCTGCCATGGAGTGCCTGCTGAGCCTGCCTTACTCCTGACTCCCCTGGCCAGGTGCCTCACGATCTGGACATGCTGCTGAGGGCCACCTACTTTGGGAGCATCGTCCTGCTGGTGAGTGTGGAAGGGGGACAGGAACATGGCCAGGGTGGGTGGGCATGGCACCTGCACACCAGTGAGGGGACAAGTGAGATGTGCAAGTGGAGGCAGCCAGGGAGTAGACAGAAGGCCTAGACTCTTGTCTGCAGCCGAGGCCGTGCAGGGGGCCCGCCGCCTCCTGTTCTGCCTCCTTCAGGAAGCTGTGATGAGGGTAGGCTGAGGACCCAAGCTCTGTAAGTGTAGGAACTTGAACAATTaatcttattctttttgtttattttccgtAGTTTAATGGGCAGGGGGGTAgaagttaaaaaatttaaaagaagtatTTCAGTGATCATTAAAGGACTTGTCCTCAGTTTTGTACATGATGGAGCTGGAATTTGACCCTGGATTTGGATCTGTGTGGTTCCAGGTCACACTGGCTTTTTCTTCTACATGACACAAGCTCACGTGGTTTAACCAGCTCACAAGGATTAACtgaattaatacacataaagcaaCTAGGACAGAATCTGACACAGagttaggtgctcagtaaacacaaGCTCCTCTTACTGCTGTGGGCATCATCACCACCTTCTGATGGCCAGGCACTGTTAAAATCTTAGACTCttgccagactgcctgggtttgaatcacaGTTCTGCAACTGAGTAACTGCATAACAgcctggacaagttacttaaccttctgtgtctcagtttccccatttcaaAAATGCGATACCTGCCTCACATGGTTACTGAGAGTTTTAAATAAGCTAATACATGGGAAGTGTTTGGTGAAGAGTAAGCACTTGGTCAGTGGGAATCTAATCGGATTCCTCCACTGTAGGAGAAACAGCACAGCAGTTGGCAGAAAGGGGTCCAGCAGGGGCTGGGATATTTAATGCAGGGAGATTGTTGCAAGGAGTCTGGATTGGAGATGGATCCTGAGGACTGAGGACTTAGGAAAGCAGAACAAAGCAGACATTCCTTTGTATGAGCACACAGAGGTTGGACACAGTTCTGGAGGGTTTGGTAAGCCACGCCAGTCTTTTTGAGTCTCTGGGCTCCCAGGTGGCAGAGCCTGAGCCACACACCCCACCCTCTTGGGGGCTTGTCAGGGAATAAATCTGGGACTTGATCCACCCTTCCTGCTGTCCTCAGAGCCCTGCAGTGATTGACTCCCCACTGAAGCTGGAGCTGCGGGTCATGGCACCACCTCGCTGCACCATCAAGCCCTCGGGTACTACCGTCTCTGTCACTGCCAGTGTCACCATTGCCCTGGTCCCCACTGACCAGCCTGAGGTCCGGCTGTCCAGCATGACAATGGTGAGGACACCAGAGTGGAGGCTGCAGAGGGTCAGGGAGAAGTGGGCTATGGACCCTTTGGGGCAGTAACACCCCCTCTCCACTGTCCCTAGGATGCCCGTCTCAGTGCCAAGATGGCGCTCCGGGGGAAGGCTCTGCGCACGCAGCTAGACCTGCGCAGGTAGGAAGATATCTGAATATCCTGGGCAAGCCCCTAACCTCTGAGCCTCAATGTCTGCAGGATAACCATATGCCCATCAAGTGGGGAGCTAAAATTCCCTCATACCAGAAGCCACTAGAGAGCTGGGGCCTTTGTTAATGTATAACCAGTGTTCTATTAAAGGGTGACTTTTCTGCATGTTCTCAAAACCCAGGGGCAGGCACAGCAGGTATCATGATGTCCACACTGGCCCAGCAAACCAAGTGACATGCCAACAGTCACATAGCAAAGAGCACGGGGTTATAGCAGAAACCTCAGCACacttagctttgtgaccttgagaagTTACTGTATCTTTCTCAGCTTCCTTTTCTCTATGGGTTAAATacaactgacccttgaacaatatgggtttgaactgcacaggtccacttatacacagatttctTTCAATAAATCTGTTgggaaatattttggagatttgggaGAACTTGAAgaagcatttttttctctagcttactttattgtaaaaatatagcatctaatacatataacatgaaatcaactttaatcaactgtttatgttattggtaaagcTTCCTGTCAACAGCAAgttattagtaattaagtttttgcaaaacaaattatatgtggattttcaactgcatgggaaggggagggggccaGTGCCCCTAACCCaacgttgttcaagggtcaacaaTATAGGTAAAAATGTAGCCTCTACTTTCAAGGACTGTGCTgtggctatttacatttaaattaatcatGATTAAATAGTTCTTCAGCTgcactagccacatgtagctagtggctactCTGTGGACAGTGCAGATACATAGCCTGttacagaaagttctactggCCAGTGCTATTCTAGGGGCTTAAACAGGATAATACAGGGTAGTGGTTAAGAGCCTAGGATTCCAGAGGCAGGTTCTGCCATatactggctgtgtggccttaggcaaatTACTgaacctccctgggcctcatcTGCCTCATCCATAAAGTGCAAATCAAAATAGTGCCTACTTGGTAGGGTTCTTATGAGGATTAAGTTAgttggcattttaaaatattttgataatatgTAACTTTAAAAGTGCTTAAATCTGGCAGGGAGTAAGCACTGTaggttttattaaataaaaattaacaacacATGCAGGGCTCTCAGCAGAGGTCTGGCATAGGCACTGTAAACAAGTAAAAAGCAGCAAACTCAGGAGAAATGACACCCATACACACCTAGAAGTGGCAAAACCCCTGGGAAAGATGTGTTAACCTAACCATGTTAGATGGGAACATCTGAGGCCAAAACTAAGGGGTTTCTGGGGGACAGGCCTGGGTGAACTGAAGAAGGGGACTTCCAGGGCTCGTACCCAATGGACACTTTTTTCTCTCCCATAGATTCCGAATCTACTCAAACCAGTCTGCCCTGGAGTCACTGGCGGTGAGTTGGGAATGGTgggtgggcagaggctggggtcAGGGGCTGGCAGCTAGGGCAAGCCCACCCCCTGCTCACTGACTTcattcttcctccttcccagttGATCCCACTGCAGGCTCCTCTGAAGACCTTGCTTCAGATTGGGGTGATGCCCATGCTCAACGGTAGGGTTGGGGGatgtgagggagggaggaaggagaggggagccGAGCAGGCCCAGACTGAGCCAACTGCTCCTACTGACAGAGCGGACCTGGCGTGGGGTGCAGATCCCGCTACCTGAGGGCATCAACTTTGTGCATGAGGTGGTAACGAATCACGCGGTGAGTACAGGGTgatggggaaggaggcagggccttcctctccctccacagCTTTCCAGTGCCCTCCAGGAATGACTCCAACTCTTCCCTTATCAATTGCccttacattttaatattatatcagatactcccccacccccagcccaccgAGGCATAGGCTGTGCCCTCCCCTTGAGTACTCTTCAGACTCCACCCCCAAGGCCTACTCACTTTTCAAATCTCATCTAagacctcctccaggaagccctccttgacTCCCACAGCTGTGCTCCTGCAGCCTCTTTTTCAGGGAGTTATTAAGACCATTTTGCCACTCCCTCTCTCCCACTAGATTGAGAACCCCCACCCCaagcctgtctctgtctctaaGCTCTGGCCTCAGTAATTGAATGAAGACTCCCCTCTTTGCCCGGCTGCATAGGGCTTCCTCACCATTGGAGCTGACCTCCACTTTTCCAAAGGGCTGCGAGAGGTGATTGAGAAGAACCGGCCTGCCGACACCAGGGCGCCCCGGGCGTCAGGTGCCCCGCCACCCTCCACGGCAGATGTTTGAGCCCTCAGTCCCAACCCTGGCAGCTGTGTTCAGGACTCAGACACCTCTTGTCCCCTCCCTCACCTGCTCACAGCCTATAGTGTCCTGTCTATAGTGCCAGTACCACAGAGAAGATGTGGTTTTTAAAGCTGTATGCAATTTAATTCCATAATTGCAGTCAGTCTATCAATTACAGTCCATCCAGCCTCCTGTGGGCTGTCCTGAGCTCCTCTGTGTTCCAGTGCATTAAGGGCATTTTAAAGCCAGGAGGGGGCGAGGCCCCTGTCCCCCATGTGCCCAGTTAGGAATAAAGTGCTAACTCCCCCCCATTGTCTGTGTGAGGCACTGGAGCGTGGTTCGGGGTGGGGTCCGGGGGCAGTTCTGGAGGCAGGGACCTGCCCCGCAGGGGCATTCTGCATAAAGGAGGACCTCCCTcctggcaggaggggctgggggggcCAGGAGGTGCTGCATCAGGCAGTGGAAGACTGGTCCCTGTGGCCATCAGTATGGCTGCTTAGTCAGGAAGCGGGAGAACATGGTTAGGGCAGCCTGGGGCTTGTCTGTCGGTACCATGTGTCCGGCGCCCTGAGAAACAAAGCTTTGTGGGCTTCTCTCCCTGGACAACCCCTGTCCCTGGATGCTTCCTTCATCTTTCTGGATCCCTCAAGTCAGACCTCTCCCCCCAGCCATGCCCCAAGCTGTCCATTCTTCCCATTCCCTGAGAAAACGTGCCCTTACAGGGGCCAGATGGTAACCCAGTATAAACTGAtgccagagggaagggaaggtgggggTGAGAGGGTCCTGCCCCCATTCCTTCTGGCTCCAACTAGCCCTCTCCAGGACTGGGTCCTACCTTGATGGTGAGATAGGCAATGTGGGAGAACTCCTTCACGAAGCCAGCAATCTGCTCCCCACTGTCCCCGTAGTCCACTAACCAGGGCCGGCGCTGTACCTCCACCTGCCCCACCAGGAAAGACTTAGCAGCCTGCAGCTGCCAGCAAGACCTCAGGGCCCAGGAACACCTCCAGGTTTGCCGTCTGCCAGAGCCAAGCTGCCAGCACACACTGCCTTACCCTGGGCCTGGGCTCCCCACCTTACCTTCTGGTTGAGGGAATCCACAAACCACTCATCCCCCATGAAATTGCAGGCCATGTCCACATCTCCATTGTATAGCAGAATCCGGTATTTCTGGAGCAGAGCAGGGACAATGGAGTGTTTGGAATAAGCCTACGTCCTAGCCCTTCCCTAGGTCAAGGCCTACCCTCAGGGAATCCAAGGGACCCCACTAAAGAGCATGAACCAGGAAATGCTCGTGTTTTCTGACTGCTTCCTATACATCCAGTGCTCTACCTGTAAGGTAGAtgccattattcccattttacagatggggaaaccaagtCTCAAGATACGTGAGAAAATTGCCTggggtcacatagctagtaaaggACTTGTACCCAGGCAATCTGACCCCAGAGCCCACATTAACCACTATGCTGTACAGAACTTGGTCCTAACCTGGCTCTGCCAGTGTTTCCTAGGTGACCTTAGACAAGGCCCTCTCCCACCATGGAACTGTTTGCCCGTTTATACCTCCATCTGACTGGCTCTTTTCATCCTAAAGGCTCCTTGGCTGATGCAGATCCCTTAGCCTCCTACAGCAGAGCAGCATGGGGTGAGGACAaagctgggttcaaatcctgaccctGCTAACCACTGGACCTTGGGCACATGACGTCACTGCTTGGGAGTTTCAGCTTCCCCCGTCCTGAGTGGTGCTCTAAGAGGCCCTTGCTTTGCCTGCTGCTCTGGGGCCCCGATGCTGCTGGTGGACCCGGCTGTGCTGCCCCCACTCACCTGTGCGGTGAGCAGCTTCAGATACTGGGAGTTCATGCTTTCGTAGAGACGGCGGTAGTGTATATTCACCAGGAAGCTGTAGGAGCAGAGGGTAAGCCCCAGGGTGACCAGGTAGGAGAAAGAGAATCAAAGAGAATCCTCCCCTATCCTCAAGTTCCAGCCTAGGAGGCACACAGCTGGGATTCAGCCCCCTCCTTGCACATGTCACCTTTCTAGGACTTACCTGAATGAGGACTGGAATTCAGAGGGTATCAACCCACTCCCATTTAGAAACACATGGGAACACTGGTGATTACAATGGCTGGGATGCAACCGGTATTTAGTACATAGGGGTCATCCAGTTTGACAGCACAGCAAGTACAGCAGAGTACGGATGGGGGCTGACCAATCAGGAGGGACCTGAGTGGCCCCTGTTGTGCCAGGTGGCTCCCTTTCACTTGCAGGGGTCAGAGGAGATCTGGGCAGCTGGGATGGTATTGGGGCAAGGGGTTAGGGAGAGTGTCTGTACTAAATACCATGGAACTAGTGGGTAGTTTAACAACCAATGTGGCCATGTAAGAATAAACTTGCTGAGTATCTATCAACATGGGGCAAATGTCCTATACAGCATCTCACTTTCACCCCCAGTGCCCATAGTGCCCCAAGCGAGAAGCCCTTCCTGGAGGATCCCTGGGAATCTTTCTGATGCCCACAAGCCAAATAGCCTGCCATCCCCCCAGGCCACAAGCAGCCACAGAACCTCACTTGCACATATCCCAGTGGGGCAGCTGCTCAGGGATGTGGAGGGCCTTCCGCACGAAAGGGTTGTTGAGGTAGGTGGAGGCGGCTGTGGTGTTGGTGCAGGGGGGGTCCATGCGCACTGTAGTCCCAGAGCGCAGCAGTACCTGGGGGGCATAGACAGAGGGTCAGGGTCTGCCCTTCCCTGCCCCGCCCTTGCCCACCCCACCAGAAGGAAGCTCGGTGCATTTGCACACCTGATGCCATGTCCGCTTGAGTGGCAGGCGAGTGAAGAGGCTGCCCAAGTCCTGGAATGACACAGTGTCACCCTCATACCTGCAAATGAAGTCAGGGTATGAGTGCCAGAGCCTCCAGAGGGGGCTGGAGTTGGCCCCAGGGGCACACAGCAGGGCCTACCTTAAATGGTTGGGCACCCCACCAGCACATGGTGCATAGAGGTTGTAGATGTTGAGGCCAGAGCCGCCCACGATGCAGGACACTTCTTGAAGCTGCAATGACACACTGAGCTGCCATATACAGAATCCTGGCCTCCCTACTGGCCCCAAGATTTATCACTCTCCTACTTCACCTCCTGTCATAATCCTCCTCCACTTTTttcacaggtaaggaaactgaggctcaatggAAGCAACCTTCAGACCTGGGTCCAAATCCTAGCACCACTGCTTCCAAACactgtgacttcaggcaagtgaTTTTAACATttgtggcctcagtttcctcatctggaaaatgtggATAATACCATCTCCCTTGAAGGAGAATCTCTTGATAGAGCTCAGCTCACTGCCTGGCACCTCATAGGTGTCTGATGAGTGAGAAGCCCTTTCCCTTCCCAGGGGTTACAGGACTGGCCCAGAAAGTCATCAGAAGTGGTGGTGGGAACATATCCAGAGACATGTGTCCCAGAGAACACCAAGTTGCCAAAGGATGTGGGATAGGAAAGCAATGGGGGCAGGGAGTCCCCCAGGAGAGGATGTAGTCCTGTGCTTAGGATTGGGGGTGTCAGGGGTGACAGGTTGGGCGCAGAACCTCACATTGGTCACACATTCTGGGTCTTTGTTGTCGTAGAAGTTACACTTGTTTTGAGGGCAGCAGTGGGTCTGGAGGGATGACCAGAGCCTGTTGGAGATGAGAGAAAGTGCTGAGGCCCATGGTGGGcaccccacctcctccctccaacCTCCCCCCACCACGCAACCCCAGGACATGAGGAGACAGACACAGGGTGCAGTACGTAAGTCCCAAACAGCTTTCCTGGGGCCATACTGCCTGTCTGCCTTAGTCCCTTCAAATTCAGATCTCAATTCTTACGCCTTTCAGCACCAAACCTTCTGGCAACCCCAACCCCCACCTTCAGGTCATAAACCAAAGCATGGCCTGGAGGACAAGCCTTGAATCCCATGACCTGCCCCACCCTGGAGATTACCCAACTGCCCCCCTCCCATAATACCTGTTCCCCAGAAGGCCATGGTAGTAGGCGAAATAGACCAGGG is a window from the Manis javanica isolate MJ-LG chromosome 5, MJ_LKY, whole genome shotgun sequence genome containing:
- the PLTP gene encoding phospholipid transfer protein isoform X1, with amino-acid sequence MALFGALFLALLAGAHAELPGCKIRITSKALELVKQEGLRFLEQELETITIPDLRGREGHFYYNISEVKVTELQLTSSELHFQPEQELMLQITNASLGLRFRRQLLYWFFYDGGYINASAEGATIRTALQLSRDPTGRIKVSNVSCQASVSRMRADFGGTFKKVYEFLSTFITSGMRFLLNQQICPVLYHAGTVLLNSLLDTVPVRSSVDELVGIDYSLLKDPAASTSNLDMDFRGAFFPLTEGNWSLPNRAVEPQLQEEERMVYVAFSEFFFDSAMESYFQAGALQLSLVGDKVPHDLDMLLRATYFGSIVLLSPAVIDSPLKLELRVMAPPRCTIKPSGTTVSVTASVTIALVPTDQPEVRLSSMTMDARLSAKMALRGKALRTQLDLRRFRIYSNQSALESLALIPLQAPLKTLLQIGVMPMLNERTWRGVQIPLPEGINFVHEVVTNHAGFLTIGADLHFSKGLREVIEKNRPADTRAPRASGAPPPSTADV
- the PLTP gene encoding phospholipid transfer protein isoform X2 translates to MALFGALFLALLAGAHAELPGCKIRITSKALELVKQEGLRFLEQELETITIPDLRGREGHFYYNISDYDGGYINASAEGATIRTALQLSRDPTGRIKVSNVSCQASVSRMRADFGGTFKKVYEFLSTFITSGMRFLLNQQICPVLYHAGTVLLNSLLDTVPVRSSVDELVGIDYSLLKDPAASTSNLDMDFRGAFFPLTEGNWSLPNRAVEPQLQEEERMVYVAFSEFFFDSAMESYFQAGALQLSLVGDKVPHDLDMLLRATYFGSIVLLSPAVIDSPLKLELRVMAPPRCTIKPSGTTVSVTASVTIALVPTDQPEVRLSSMTMDARLSAKMALRGKALRTQLDLRRFRIYSNQSALESLALIPLQAPLKTLLQIGVMPMLNERTWRGVQIPLPEGINFVHEVVTNHAGFLTIGADLHFSKGLREVIEKNRPADTRAPRASGAPPPSTADV
- the CTSA gene encoding lysosomal protective protein isoform X2; amino-acid sequence: MVRATLPPPLLLLLVSWAPRGQAAPDQDEIQSLPGLAKQPSFRQYSGYLRGSGSKRLHYWFVESQKDPQSSPVVLWLNGGPGCSSLDGLLTEHGPFLVQPDGATLKYNPYSWNLIANVLYLESPAGVGFSYSTDKSYATNDTEVAQSNFEALQDFFHLFPEYKDNELFLTGESYAGIYVPTLAVLVMQDPSMNLQGLAVGNGLSSYEQNDNSLVYFAYYHGLLGNRLWSSLQTHCCPQNKCNFYDNKDPECVTNLQEVSCIVGGSGLNIYNLYAPCAGGVPNHLRYEGDTVSFQDLGSLFTRLPLKRTWHQVLLRSGTTVRMDPPCTNTTAASTYLNNPFVRKALHIPEQLPHWDMCNFLVNIHYRRLYESMNSQYLKLLTAQKYRILLYNGDVDMACNFMGDEWFVDSLNQKVEVQRRPWLVDYGDSGEQIAGFVKEFSHIAYLTIKGAGHMVPTDKPQAALTMFSRFLTKQPY
- the CTSA gene encoding lysosomal protective protein isoform X1; the protein is MVRATLPPPLLLLLVSWAPRGQAAPDQDEIQSLPGLAKQPSFRQYSGYLRGSGSKRLHYWFVESQKDPQSSPVVLWLNGGPGCSSLDGLLTEHGPFLVQPDGATLKYNPYSWNLIANVLYLESPAGVGFSYSTDKSYATNDTEVAQSNFEALQDFFHLFPEYKDNELFLTGESYAGIYVPTLAVLVMQDPSMNLQGLAVGNGLSSYEQNDNSLVYFAYYHGLLGNRLWSSLQTHCCPQNKCNFYDNKDPECVTNLQEVSCIVGGSGLNIYNLYAPCAGGVPNHLRYEGDTVSFQDLGSLFTRLPLKRTWHQVLLRSGTTVRMDPPCTNTTAASTYLNNPFVRKALHIPEQLPHWDMCNFLVNIHYRRLYESMNSQYLKLLTAQKYRILLYNGDVDMACNFMGDEWFVDSLNQKLQAAKSFLVGQVEVQRRPWLVDYGDSGEQIAGFVKEFSHIAYLTIKGAGHMVPTDKPQAALTMFSRFLTKQPY